Genomic DNA from Nocardioides aquaticus:
AAGGAGCAGCGCCTCGACTCGAGGTTGTCGCTTCGTCAGCTCGCCGAGATGACCGGGGTGTCCAACCCCTACCTCAGCCAGATCGAGCGCGGTCTCCGGCGGCCCTCGGCCCAGGTCCTGCAGCAGCTCTCGAAGGCGCTCCGCGTCTCCGCGGACCAGTTGTATGTCCGGGCCGGCATCGTCGGCCTCGACGACTCCACCGGGGTCACTGT
This window encodes:
- a CDS encoding helix-turn-helix domain-containing protein, with the protein product MAKRKVGHTVAGLGEYLKEQRLDSRLSLRQLAEMTGVSNPYLSQIERGLRRPSAQVLQQLSKALRVSADQLYVRAGIVGLDDSTGVTVENAVLNDPLLTERQKQSLLDVYSSFLALNAQAELEPHDSQPGAGANR